The following are encoded in a window of Paramormyrops kingsleyae isolate MSU_618 chromosome 12, PKINGS_0.4, whole genome shotgun sequence genomic DNA:
- the pcdh10b gene encoding protocadherin-10b isoform X3, whose translation MMIVLLILISIADGVVSQIRYSVPEEQDHGTFVGNIAEDLSLDITKLSSRRFQTVPSSRTPYLEVNLENGVLFVNEKIDREQICKQSATCLLHLEVFLENPLELFRVEIEVVDINDNPPSFPETDITVEISESATPGTRFPLETAFDPDVGTNALRTYEITTNNYFYLDVQTQGDGTKFAELVLEKPLDREQQSVHRYVLTAVDGGLPQRTGTALLVVKVLDSNDNVPVFDQPVYTVNLPENSPVGTLVIQLNATDMDEGQNGEIVYSFSNHNAPKVKDLFSIDGRTGRIEVSGEVDFEESSMFQIYVQAKDLGPNAVPAHCKVLVKVIDGNDNAPEITFSTMTDSVSEKAAPGTVIALLSVTDKDSGDHGQIHCEILGDVPFKLKSSFRNYYTIVTDGPLDRESADSYTVTVVAKDNGIPSLATSKSIKVQVSDENDNAPAFTQPAFDVYVTENNVPGAYIYAVSASDPDVGQNALISYSIVECDIQGMSVFTYVSINSENGYLYALRSFDYEQLKDFSFMVQAKDSGSPELTSNATVNVIIVDQNDNAPTVIAPVGKNGTAKEPLPRSAEPGYLVTRIVAMDADDGENARLSYSIQKGNENGMFRMDWRTGELRTARRVSSKRDPHQLYDLLIEVRDHGQPPLSSTASVIIMIVDSIVEGHGGERGSAKAKETSLDLTLILIIALGSVSFVFLLAMIVLAVRCQKDKKLNIYTCLASDCCLCCGSCCSRQARARKKKLSKSDIMLVQSTNVTSTAQVPVEESGSFNSHHQNQNYCYQVCLTPESAKTDLMFLKPRSPARGADSDHSPCGALVTGYTDQQPDIISNGSILSNENKHQRAELSYLVDRPRRVNSSAFQEADIVSSKDSGHGDSEQGDSDHDATNRGHSSGADLFSNCTEECKALGHSDRCWMPSFVSSDGRQGADYRSNLHVPGMDSVPDTEHGKGFANPYRVDIPETA comes from the exons atGATGATTGTGTTACTTATTCTTATCAGTATAGCGGATGGAGTGGTTTCCCAAATACGCTATTCTGTTCCAGAGGAACAGGACCATGGCACATTTGTGGGAAATATTGCCGAGGATCTTAGCTTGGACATAACAAAACTTTCATCTCGTAGATTTCAGACTGTGCCAAGTTCGCGGACTCCTTATTTGGAAGTGAATTTGGAAAATGGGGTGCTTTTTGTGAATGAAAAAATCGACAGAGAGCAGATTTGCAAGCAGAGCGCAACCTGCCTCCTGCATTTGGAAGTGTTTTTGGAAAACCCGTTGGAGCTTTTCCGTGTGGAGATCGAAGTCGTGGATATTAATGACAATCCGCCCAGTTTCCCTGAAACTGACATTACTGTCGAAATTTCTGAAAGTGCCACTCCGGGAACGCGCTTCCCGCTGGAGACCGCGTTCGACCCCGACGTGGGCACCAATGCGCTCCGCACCTACGAAATCACCACTAACAACTATTTTTACCTCGACGTGCAAACGCAAGGAGACGGGACGAAATTTGCCGAGCTAGTGCTGGAAAAGCCGCTGGACAGGGAACAGCAGTCGGTGCACAGGTACGTACTAACAGCGGTCGATGGTGGTCTTCCTCAAAGAACCGGTACTGCGCTGCTGGTGGTTAAAGTGCTCGATTCCAACGATAACGTTCCCGTTTTCGACCAGCCGGTGTATACGGTAAATCTGCCCGAAAATTCCCCGGTGGGCACCTTGGTCATCCAGTTAAACGCCACCGACATGGACGAAGGACAAAATGGCGAGATTGTCTATTCTTTCAGCAACCACAATGCCCCGAAAGTGAAGGATCTTTTCAGCATCGACGGGCGGACCGGTCGCATTGAAGTCAGCGGAGAGGTCGACTTTGAGGAGAGCAGCATGTTTCAGATTTACGTGCAAGCGAAGGACCTTGGACCCAACGCCGTGCCGGCTCACTGTAAAGTTCTGGTCAAAGTGATAGATGGGAACGATAATGCCCCGGAGATCACTTTCAGCACCATGACCGACTCAGTGAGCGAGAAGGCTGCGCCGGGCACCGTGATCGCATTGCTCAGTGTCACGGACAAAGATTCCGGGGACCACGGACAGATCCACTGCGAAATTCTCGGAGACGTACCTTTCAAGCTGAAATCATCCTTCCGGAACTATTACACCATCGTTACGGATGGACCGCTAGACAGGGAGAGCGCTGACTCCTACACGGTGACTGTGGTGGCCAAAGACAACGGCATCCCGTCGCTGGCCACAAGCAAGTCCATCAAAGTGCAGGTGTCGGACGAGAATGACAACGCGCCGGCATTTACGCAGCCGGCATTTGACGTCTACGTGACAGAAAACAATGTACCTGGCGCCTACATTTACGCAGTAAGCGCTTCGGATCCGGACGTCGGGCAGAACGCGTTAATTTCTTACTCCATAGTGGAGTGCGACATTCAGGGCATGTCCGTTTTCACTTATGTGTCCATCAACTCCGAAAACGGCTACCTGTACGCGCTGAGGTCTTTCGACTATGAGCAGCTGAAGGACTTCAGCTTCATGGTCCAGGCGAAGGACTCGGGGAGTCCGGAATTAACGTCCAACGCCACCGTGAACGTTATAATCGTGGATCAAAATGACAACGCGCCCACGGTCATCGCGCCAGTGGGGAAAAACGGCACGGCCAAGGAGCCACTGCCTCGCTCCGCCGAACCTGGGTACTTAGTAACACGCATAGTTGCTATGGATGCGGATGATGGAGAGAACGCCCGATTATCATATAGTATCCAAAAAGGAAACGAGAACGGGATGTTCCGCATGGACTGGAGAACCGGCGAGCTGAGGACCGCGCGGCGCGTGTCCAGCAAAAGGGACCCGCACCAGCTTTACGACTTGTTGATCGAGGTGAGGGACCACGGGCAGCCGCCTCTGTCATCCACGGCCAGCGTCATCATCATGATAGTGGACAGTATAGTGGAGGGACACGGCGGAGAACGGGGCTCCGCCAAAGCGAAGGAGACCTCGCTGGACCTGACCCTCATCCTCATAATCGCGCTGGGCTCCGTCTCTTTCGTCTTCTTGCTGGCCATGATCGTGCTGGCCGTGCGGTGTCAGAAGGACAAAAAGTTGAACATTTACACGTGTCTGGCCAGCGACTGCTGCCTCTGCTGCGGCTCTTGCTGTAGCAGGCAGGCGAGAGCCAGAAAGAAAAAGCTTAGCAAGTCAGATATAATGCTGGTGCAGAGCACTAATGTCACCAGCACCGCGCAGGTCCCGGTCGAAGAATCGGGGAGCTTCAACTCCCACCATCAAAACCAGAACTATTGCTACCAGGTATGTCTTACACCGGAATCTGCCAAAACTGATCTAATGTTCCTAAAGCCCCGTAGCCCTGCTAGGGGCGCAGACAGTGACCACAGCCCATGTGGAGCCTTAGTCACAGGTTACACAGACCAACAACCCGACATCATATCTAACGGCAGCATTTTATCCAACGAG aaTAAACACCAGAGAGCTGAACTTAGCTACCTTGTCGATAGACCTCGGCGTGTTAACAG TTCTGCTTTTCAGGAAGCAGATATAGTCAGTTCTAAAGACAGTGGACACGGAGATAGTGAACAAGGAGACAGTGACCATGACGCCACCAATCGAGGTCACTCGTCTG